The Bdellovibrio sp. GT3 genome contains the following window.
ACGAAAAGCCGGGTGTCTTAACCAAGCGGCACCAAAAAACAGTATATCAATTTGAGACTGTGGCTCTGTGGGGCCTAAAAGTGCTTCCAGCCTTTGAATGTGGAAATTTCTTCCTTACCATCGCCGTGGATCAGAAAGACTCCAGGGCTTTCTGTGAACTGGCCAACTTCTGTCCACTCCGGAAAAAGAGTTCGATTTTCAGGATTCACAGAAATCAGAAGTTCATAATCCTCTCCACCCCACAAAGCATATTCGTAGGCTTTGGACAAATGAGCCATACGTAAAGTTTCATCATGCAGTGGAAATTGATCGGGAAATAAATGAACTCCGCCAATATGGGGAGAGTGGCCGTTGCCGTAAGGTTTTTTTGATAAAATCAAAGCATCATTGACCAAGCCATCGCTGCAATCCATCAAGGCGTGAATCTTATCTGCGTGCTGCCGCAATTGTGGGAGTAGATCCAGGCGCGGAAGTGGGCGAAGGTGTCGAGCTGTCGCCTCTGGAAAATCCCCGGTGCGATCTTCATTCAGCGCGCGAAGTCCCGTGGTGGATAAGCCCAGGGGGCCACTGCTAAGTAGGATGTCACCGGCTTGTGTCCCATGGCGTGTGATTGGCTTATCACAGGAGCCATGTACACTGACATCGATGATCACACCGCGCGGAGAGGCACATAGATCACCTCCGGCAATTTCGACACCGAATTTGTCGGCCAGAGTTGTCATGCCCTGATAGAATTCGTCAAGCCAGGTTTCTGTTATTTCTTTGGGAATCGCCAAGGACACTTGCGCAAAGCGCGGGTCCGCTCCCATAGCCGCCAAATCACTTAAGTTAACTGCCAGTGCTTTGTGTCCCAGATCAAATGCACAGGAGTAATCAAGGCGAAAATGCACGTCTTCCACCATCATATCCTGCGCGATCACGGAATAGCCGGGGAAGTTTTTGAAAACAAAGGCATCATCACCCAAAGGAACTATGGTGTTTGGATTATGACGCTGGACCTTATTTCGGATGTTCTTCAGAACCTGCCACTCTTTGGGAGTATTTTGCATGTCGTTGTTCCTTGAGGTAGGCATTGCCAAGAATAAGTCTTTATTGTGAAATATACATCCAGGGAGTCAAGGAGGATTCTTTGAACACACCAAAGGCAGGAACGCCTAAAAGAACGTCTAAGAAAAAAGCTGCCACACGTAAGGTCAAGGTCATCGAGCATCCCTTGTCATCTGAAAGTCTTTTCACCAGCCGCGAAATTGGTTGGTTGAATTTCAATCGCCGTGTTTTGACAGAAGCAGAGGATGCAAGCAATCCGCTTTTGGAAAGAGTGAAGTTCCTAAGTATCTCGGGATCCAATCTGGATGAGTTCTTCATGAAACGCGTGGGCGGACTGAAACGACACGTGGCTTATGGCGTATCGCCGAAATCAGCTGATGGAAAAACCCCGATGGCGCAATTGCTGGAGATTCGCCAAGTCGTCTTGCCGATGCTGCAGGATCAGGGCAACTGTCATAAAAAACTTTTGAAAGCCTTGGAGAAAGAACACATTCATCTTCTTGCGTGGAAAGACCTGACTGAAAAAGAGCAGGAGCACGTAAAGAAGTACTACAGCAAGAATGTGTTTCCGGTGTTAACGCCGCTCTCGGTGGACCCGGGGCATCCGTTTCCGTTTATTTCGAATTTGTCGGTTTCCTTGGGACTGACTTTAAAGCATCCAAATTCAGAGGATAAACTTTTTGCGCGGGTTAAGATTCCAAAAGTTTTACCGCAATGGATTCGCGTCGATGCTGATACCAGCGTAAATCGTTTTGTAAGTCTGCTTGAAGTGATCAAAGCCAACTTGGCTGATTTGTTCCCATCCATGCAAGTGTTGGAGTCGATGGCATTTCGCCTGACTCGTAACGCGGATTCAGATCAGGATCAAGAAGACGCCGAAGACTTGTTGGAAGCGATCGAAGAGGAATTGCGTCAGCGTCGTTTTGCCGAAGTGGTGCGCTTGGAGCATGGGCCCAAGCCTGATCCGTGGATGTTAAAGTTCCTGATGGAGGAGCTTGAACTGACCGAAGAGGATATCTACGAAATTCCAGGAGAGCTGGATTACGGCGACTTGGGAATGATTTCAGATCTACCGTTGCCAAAGCTGAAATTTGAACCGTACATTCCCGTGGTTTCGCCGGCATTTGCAGAGGAAGGCACCGGGATTTTCAATGCGATTCGCGCCAACGATCAGTTGATTCATAATCCGTTTGAAAGTTTCTCGGCCTCAGTTGAAACTTTCATTCGCATTGCCAGCGAAGATCCCAAAGTTCTAGCGATTAAAATGACGTTGTATCGCACGGGTGACAACAGTCCGTTCATTCGGTCCTTGATTCGCGCGGCGGCTCAAGGCAAGCAAGTGGTGTGTCTGGTTGAACTCAAAGCCCGCTTTGACGAAGAAAGAAATATCTATTGGGCCAATGAGTTGGAAAATGCCGGCGTTCACGTCGTGTATGGTGTCGTGGGTTTGAAAACTCATGCTAAAACAGCCCTGGTCGTCCGTCAGGAGCAAGAGGGCTTGCGCTGTTACGTTCATATCGGAACTGGGAACTATAACGTCACGACTTCCAGATTTTATACGGATTTGGGACTTCTGACTGCCAGAGAGGAAATCACCAATGACGTGGTGGACTTCTTCCACTATCTGACGGGAATCAGTTTGAAGGGGAGTTACAATCACCTGCTGATTGCTCCGGTGAATATGTTCTCGACTTTCCGGACCATGATTGATCGCGAAGCCGCCCATGCGAAGGCCGGGAAGCCCGCTCATATAGTGGCTAAGTTCAATAATTTTGAGGAGAATGATATCGGTGCGGCACTTTACTCTGCCTCACAAAAAGGTGTCGACATCGAGATGATCGTGCGGGGCTTCTGCTGTCTTCGTCCCGGGGTTCCGGGGATGAGTGAAAATATCAAAGTCACATCCGTGATCGGCAGATTCCTGGAGCACTCGCGATTGTTCTATTTCCGCAACGGCCAGGAAAATCCGGTGGATGGCGACTTCTTCCTGGGTTCTGCTGATTGGATGTACCGCAATCTTCATGCGCGCGTGGAGGCGATTGTTCCCGTTTTGGATCGCAGTCTGAAAGAAAAATTATGGGAGATCCTTCAGTTTTACCTTAAAGAATCCCGTCAGGCGTGGTCTATGAACTCCGATGGCAGCTATACCAAAAAAACCTTCAAATCTGATGACGTCGGAATTCATCAAACGCTGATGCAATTGGCGAAATCCCGGGTTAAGATGGTCGAAGATTCGGAGTAAAATGGAAATTATCATCGTCCGTCATGCATTAGCTGAAGAACGCGAAGACTTTGCCAAAAAAGGACTGGAGGATCAGTTTCGTCCTTTGACCCTGAAGGGCCGTAAGCGCATGCAAAAAGTTTGTCTGCGTATGAAGGATTTCGTGAAAGACGTGGACGTGATTGTGACCAGTCCCTTTACCCGGGCCGCGCAAACCGCGCAGATTCTGACGCAAAGCTATCCGGGTGTGAAAACCATCGAGGTTCCCGAGATGGTTCCGCAAAGTCCGCCGCAAGCTCTGTTAAAATGGATTCGTACCCAGGGCAGGAACTATAAGCGCATTTTGATTGTGGGGCATGAGCCGCACCTAAGCACATTTGCGAGTTACATGCTGACCGGTAAGGCTGAAAGTTTCATTGATCTGCGCAAAAGTGGAATTCTTTCCCTCGAACTGGAATCTTTTGCGCAGGCTGAAGCCGGCGGGGCAGAGTTGATGTATTCAATCCCGCCCAAAATCTTTGATTAAACCATCGACCAAATCAAGCCGTCACGCAAGCCCACAGCGGGGATGACGATCTTTTCCACCTCTGCCTGGCGCATGATTGTTTCAACCAGAACCGAGGCGGGCATAATAACGTCGGCGCGGTCAGGGCGAAGTTCCAACTTATCGATACGCTCTTTAACTGACATTGCTTTTAGACGCGCAATGATTTCACCCAATTCTAGTAAAGTGACAAAAGTATTGGGAGTTTTTTTAAGCAGGCGCACCTTAAGTTCAGCCATGCATTCAAGGTTTCCCCCGGTCCCAATGGCGAAATCAACGGGTTCATTTTCTGTGTTCGGATAAATGTGGGGCCCTAGGTCTTTTAAAAACTCGCCCATGATGATTCCCAGGTGGCTTTCGTTCATACGGCGTTTGCTTAAGTTTTCCAAAACCCGCACCGTTCCCATGGGAAAGGATTTGGTGGCCAGAAGTTTACCGCCTTTTGAGAAGGTCACTTCCACGCTGCCGCCACCAATATCGATGAGCATGGTTTTTTTATTGTCCAATTCGACTTCCTTGCGAACCGCAAGATGGATCAAGCGACCCTCTTCGGTGCCATCAATGATTTCGATTTCAATGCCGGAAACCTTGCGGATCATTTCCACAAATTCCTTGCTGTTTTTGGCTTCGCGGCAGGCGCTGGTCGCGACGGCCCGGCATTTTTGCACCTGAAGTTTCTTATTGGTTTCGGCGAAGCGATGAAAAGTCGATCTGGCCAGCTCCATGGTTTCGGGGCTGATGATGCCTGTGGTGAAAACGTCATGACCCAGGCGCACCGGGGCACGCAGCTTTTTATCAACTTTGATAAAGGGGGCTGTTTCATTGATGTCGGCGACCATCATGCGGATGGCGTTGGACCCAATATCGATGGCAGAAACTCGACGTGACACGGCTAAAGATCTCCTTTGGCAACAGTATATAAAAATGCGAGCATCTTAGACATGAAAAAATCATTTTTGACAGTGTTCTTGAGCGTTTTTGTTTGTGGGCAGGCTTTCGCATTGAGTGATATCGAAATCAGCGGGGAAGCTGATATGAATGCTTTGGTGAATTTGCTGCCTTCTGGAGAGGCCGGGGAGTCAGAGTTTCGTATTCCATCCCTGCTGTTAAACTTCAGTGTGCCGTTGAAGGACGACAACCTTTTGTACGTCTCATTTGAAGGCGCACAGAAACGCAATGATGATACGAATACTGAAAGCTTCATCGTAAACACTCGTGAGGCGTATTTGGATTTGGTCAGTATTTTTGAAGGAGCACACAGTCTGCGCATGGGGGTGATTCCTCAGGCGTGGTTGGAGTCGCAGTACGAAGATACGAACTATCGCTTTTTGGGCGAAACCGCATGGGGGTTGACTGAAAAGTGGAAGTACCAGAACTATTCCGATCTGGGAATGTCTTTCATGTCGGAGCTTCCAGCCAATTTGGGTGAGTGGAGTCTGACAGTGGTGAATGGCGAGGGCCGCGAGCAAGACTCTGCCGGTCCTCACAAGGAAGGATCTTTGTATTTCAGATTCACCAGCTGGACACCGTTTGTGATTTCTTTGCAGTACATCCATGGAACCTATGAGCAATATGGTGAGGATGTTTCTGCCAAGGAGCGTATTCAGGCAGCGTTTCTGTACAAGCCGGAGGACTCCAACGTGAGAATGGGGCTGGAACTTCTTGATACCCATGATCCCGCTGATGCCGTTAATGATTTGAAAATGGCGGATGGTGTGGATGTGACGGACATGTTGGGTGAAGCAGTGCATGGTTTGGGTGGCAGTGCCTACGTGTTGCTGTCAACAGGGCCTAAAGCGGAGTTGATGCTTCGCTATGATTATCTTGATGCGGTGGCCGATAAAGATGGCCGTGACATGCAGACGGGGATCATTTCTTTGGCTTACCAAGTTACGCCGGATGTGAAAACGGCCCTTGCGGTGGACCGCACTTCGTATGCAGAAAACTATGGCCCGGGCATTCGTGACACCTCAAAGGTGGAATTGGCTGCTCAAGTACTGTTTTAGTGTGTTAAGATTGTGTTAGTTTTGCTTTAATTGCCGTGTTAAGCGGTGTTTTTTACTCTGAAAACCCTTATACAACCATTTAAACGGGGAATACGTATGGAACGTGCCATCGACACTCAGCTCGAAGATCTAAAGAAAATGATTCTGGTAATGGGTGGTCATGTTGAAAAAGCCCTCTCGCAAGTGACTTCTGCTCTTTTATCCCGTGATGCTTCAGCATTCCAGGAAGTCCACGAGATCGAAAAACGTATCAACGAAGATCATATTCGCGTGGATAACGTGTGTATGCATATCTTGGCCAAGCAAGGTCCGGTTGCAAAGGACCTGCGTTTGATCATTTCAGTTCTAAAAATCAACAACGACCTGGAACGTATGGGTGATCAAACCGTGAATATTTCTTATTCCGGCAAAGACTATCTGGGGCGCAAGCCTATCGCAGCGGCAACCGCTGATATTCAAAGAATGTCAGAGATCGCTGGTAACATGGTTAAAGGTTCGTTGGATTGTTTTGTTCGTGGCGACGCTGTCGAGGCGAAAAACATCCTGTTGATGGACGACGAAATTGATACTTTGAAAAACAAAGTCTTTAAAGATGCAATTCAACATATGAAATCCAACCCGGATGATGTTGAGGCAAGCATGGATTTCATTTTAATCGCGCGAAACCTGGAGCGTTTGGGTGACCACGCGACCAATATCGCCGAAGACGTGATCTTCGCATATACGGGTAAAGACGTTCGACATGGGGGCAAGTTTGGCTGAGAATTCAGTTCAGGTGATGGTGGTAGAGGATGAACAGGAGATTCGTGAACTGATGGCGTTGCATTTGCTACGTCAAGGTTACCGAGTGACTGAATGTGGTTCTGCCGAAGAAGCCCTCGCTGAAATGAATGCCAAAAACTACCAGGTCTTTATTCTGGATTGGATGCTTCCCGGACTTCACGGCGTCGACATCCTGGAACGAATCAAAGCAAAAAATAAAAACTCCTCAGTCCTGATGGTGACTGCGAAAACTGAACCGCAGGATATTGTTATGGGTTTGGAGCGTGGTGCGGATGATTATCTGACCAAGCCGTTCAATCCCTCAGTGCTGATGGCAAGGGTAAAAGCCCTGCTTCGTCGGGCAAATCCCAAAGCCGAGGAAGTGATCAAAGACGACAGCGAAGTTAACATTCACGGTCTTAAGATGAATTTCAAAACTTACGAAATTTCCTATAACGGCGAGACTCTGCATTTGACTCCTTCCGAGTTCAAGCTGCTGGGGACTTTGGTTCAGAATCATGGCGTGGTTTTGACTCGTGAAAAGCTGATCGAATACATCCAGGGTGAGGGCATCAGCGTTGTGGGTCGTACAATTGACACCCATGTCTTCGGTTTGCGGAAAAAACTGGGTGGCTGGGGTGATCGCATTGAAACCATCCGTGGCGTGGGCTACCGGGTAAAAATGGATCAAGCATGACCAGTTTCATTCGTTTTCCGTGGCGTCTATTTTGGAAGCTGCTGATCTATCAGGTTCTGGTATTCAATTTGTTGGCGTTCATTGTGGCGGCGTCACTGGACACCCAGCATCGCATGCCGGACTTTGTCTATAGTGATTTCCTGCTGAACTTTTTAATATTCAGTATCCTGATTGCAACCATCCTTGCGTATCGTTTTGTTCGACCAATCCATAAAGTTATTTTGAAAGCTTTGCGCATTTCCAACAAGCGCGCTTACGGTGAGTTGGTGTCTTCGGAATCTGAAGACCTGCTGGATGACGATGGGGATGACCTGTCCGAACTTGAAGTGGCATTGGATAAGATTCACAAAAAGATGAAACGCCGTAAGGCGAACTTCCTGCAGGCGCAAGAAGAGTCCCAGGCTTTCATGAGCTCTGTTTCAGAAGGTCTGGTGAGCATCAGCCTTGATGAAAAGATTTTGTATTTCAATTCTCAGTTTGCAGCTCAATTTCTAAAAGGCCCGCAGTTGTCCATGGAGAATCTGCGACTGAAGGATGCGATTCGCTCTTCAGATGTTCTGGAGGGTTTTGAAAAAACCATCAAGACCGGTAAAGTGAACCGTTTCACCGTCAAATTACCGACGTTGATTGATAATCAGCCGCGCTTTTTCTCGGTGTCCGTGAATCCGATTCGCAATGAAAAAACCCGTGAAGTTTACGGAATCGTCGGGATCTTCCATGATATCTCCGAACTAAAAAAAGCCGAACAGATCCGCATCGAGTTTGTCGGCAATGCCTCTCACGAACTGCGTACGCCTCTAACTTCAATCAAAGGTTATGTGGATACCTTGAAGGAAGATATCAACAACGGTCAGATGGACCAGGCGGGGAAATTTATCAATATCGTTTCCCGCAACATTGATCGCTTGATGGACTTGGTGAACGACCTGTTGTCTTTGACTTCTATGGAAGCCAGCAATTCTGAATTAAGACTTGAAATGATTCATCCACTGCAAATTTCCGAGCACGTGGTTTCAGAGATGGCTGTGCTTGCAGCAGAAAAGAACATCGCCATCCGCGTGGTGGGGGAAGTACCGCCATTCAAAGCTGATGCCCGCAAGGTCGAGCAGGTTCTGCGCAACCTGGTTTCGAACGCTGTTAAGTTTATTCCAAATAATAAAACAATCCAGATCCGCTGGGAGCGCGACATAAAGGAATACATTATTCTAAGAGTGATCGATGACGGCCCGGGGATTCCAAACGAGCATTTGGATCGTCTGTTTGAACGCTTCTATCGTATCGACAAGGGTCGCACCCGCGACGCAGGCGGTACGGGGTTGGGCTTAGCCATTGTTAAACACATCATGCAAAGTCATGGTGGTACGGTGGCGGTGAAATCCCAGTTGGATGTCGGCACGGAATTTATTTGTGCCTTTCCGATTCGTTGATTCTTTTTAGATAATTTAGAATAAAAAAAGACCAGCCGAAGCTGGTCTTTTTTTTTGAGATTAGTATCTCTCGATTGCGAATACTCCGCGGCAACCGCGATCTACCCAAACATAATTTCTTGCGAAACCAAATGATCTTCCAGCGACGCAAGCAGAGTCAGAACGCTGTCTTGCCAAGTAGAAGTTACGAATGCCGTATGGATTGATGTAGCAAGTGTTGTAACGGTTGCCATGGGACTCACACGTTACGTACTCGATAGTTGGGCGGTGTGGAGGAGGGTAACCTGGGCCACCATGACCGGGACCACCGTGTCCTGGAGGACGTGGATGAGGGCGTGGGCCGGGACCTGGGCGTGGACCGGGACGAGGACCCGGGCCTGGGCGAGGTGCTGGGTGTGGGCCCCAGTGACCATCATCGCGACCGCGGCCTGGATTGCCGCGACCTGGGCCATCATGACGACCACCACGGCCACCGCGACCGAAAGCAGTGATGTCTTCGTTTAGCTCCATGCCGTCAGTATATGCGGACGCATCCATTTGTTCGCTGAATGCAGCGTCTTCGTTTTCATACAATTCAAATTCATTTGCGTGAGCAACATGTGCAAAAGCGCAAACAGTAACCAAGGACAACAAGAGTGTTTTCATAAACTTTTCCTTCTTAAGTGGTGTCGTTTTGACATTTCGTTT
Protein-coding sequences here:
- the phoU gene encoding phosphate signaling complex protein PhoU, which translates into the protein MERAIDTQLEDLKKMILVMGGHVEKALSQVTSALLSRDASAFQEVHEIEKRINEDHIRVDNVCMHILAKQGPVAKDLRLIISVLKINNDLERMGDQTVNISYSGKDYLGRKPIAAATADIQRMSEIAGNMVKGSLDCFVRGDAVEAKNILLMDDEIDTLKNKVFKDAIQHMKSNPDDVEASMDFILIARNLERLGDHATNIAEDVIFAYTGKDVRHGGKFG
- a CDS encoding Ppx/GppA phosphatase family protein, translating into MSRRVSAIDIGSNAIRMMVADINETAPFIKVDKKLRAPVRLGHDVFTTGIISPETMELARSTFHRFAETNKKLQVQKCRAVATSACREAKNSKEFVEMIRKVSGIEIEIIDGTEEGRLIHLAVRKEVELDNKKTMLIDIGGGSVEVTFSKGGKLLATKSFPMGTVRVLENLSKRRMNESHLGIIMGEFLKDLGPHIYPNTENEPVDFAIGTGGNLECMAELKVRLLKKTPNTFVTLLELGEIIARLKAMSVKERIDKLELRPDRADVIMPASVLVETIMRQAEVEKIVIPAVGLRDGLIWSMV
- the thiL gene encoding thiamine-phosphate kinase, with translation MQNTPKEWQVLKNIRNKVQRHNPNTIVPLGDDAFVFKNFPGYSVIAQDMMVEDVHFRLDYSCAFDLGHKALAVNLSDLAAMGADPRFAQVSLAIPKEITETWLDEFYQGMTTLADKFGVEIAGGDLCASPRGVIIDVSVHGSCDKPITRHGTQAGDILLSSGPLGLSTTGLRALNEDRTGDFPEATARHLRPLPRLDLLPQLRQHADKIHALMDCSDGLVNDALILSKKPYGNGHSPHIGGVHLFPDQFPLHDETLRMAHLSKAYEYALWGGEDYELLISVNPENRTLFPEWTEVGQFTESPGVFLIHGDGKEEISTFKGWKHF
- the ppk1 gene encoding polyphosphate kinase 1, with amino-acid sequence MNTPKAGTPKRTSKKKAATRKVKVIEHPLSSESLFTSREIGWLNFNRRVLTEAEDASNPLLERVKFLSISGSNLDEFFMKRVGGLKRHVAYGVSPKSADGKTPMAQLLEIRQVVLPMLQDQGNCHKKLLKALEKEHIHLLAWKDLTEKEQEHVKKYYSKNVFPVLTPLSVDPGHPFPFISNLSVSLGLTLKHPNSEDKLFARVKIPKVLPQWIRVDADTSVNRFVSLLEVIKANLADLFPSMQVLESMAFRLTRNADSDQDQEDAEDLLEAIEEELRQRRFAEVVRLEHGPKPDPWMLKFLMEELELTEEDIYEIPGELDYGDLGMISDLPLPKLKFEPYIPVVSPAFAEEGTGIFNAIRANDQLIHNPFESFSASVETFIRIASEDPKVLAIKMTLYRTGDNSPFIRSLIRAAAQGKQVVCLVELKARFDEERNIYWANELENAGVHVVYGVVGLKTHAKTALVVRQEQEGLRCYVHIGTGNYNVTTSRFYTDLGLLTAREEITNDVVDFFHYLTGISLKGSYNHLLIAPVNMFSTFRTMIDREAAHAKAGKPAHIVAKFNNFEENDIGAALYSASQKGVDIEMIVRGFCCLRPGVPGMSENIKVTSVIGRFLEHSRLFYFRNGQENPVDGDFFLGSADWMYRNLHARVEAIVPVLDRSLKEKLWEILQFYLKESRQAWSMNSDGSYTKKTFKSDDVGIHQTLMQLAKSRVKMVEDSE
- a CDS encoding SixA phosphatase family protein produces the protein MEIIIVRHALAEEREDFAKKGLEDQFRPLTLKGRKRMQKVCLRMKDFVKDVDVIVTSPFTRAAQTAQILTQSYPGVKTIEVPEMVPQSPPQALLKWIRTQGRNYKRILIVGHEPHLSTFASYMLTGKAESFIDLRKSGILSLELESFAQAEAGGAELMYSIPPKIFD
- a CDS encoding response regulator transcription factor, whose translation is MAENSVQVMVVEDEQEIRELMALHLLRQGYRVTECGSAEEALAEMNAKNYQVFILDWMLPGLHGVDILERIKAKNKNSSVLMVTAKTEPQDIVMGLERGADDYLTKPFNPSVLMARVKALLRRANPKAEEVIKDDSEVNIHGLKMNFKTYEISYNGETLHLTPSEFKLLGTLVQNHGVVLTREKLIEYIQGEGISVVGRTIDTHVFGLRKKLGGWGDRIETIRGVGYRVKMDQA
- a CDS encoding sensor histidine kinase, producing the protein MTSFIRFPWRLFWKLLIYQVLVFNLLAFIVAASLDTQHRMPDFVYSDFLLNFLIFSILIATILAYRFVRPIHKVILKALRISNKRAYGELVSSESEDLLDDDGDDLSELEVALDKIHKKMKRRKANFLQAQEESQAFMSSVSEGLVSISLDEKILYFNSQFAAQFLKGPQLSMENLRLKDAIRSSDVLEGFEKTIKTGKVNRFTVKLPTLIDNQPRFFSVSVNPIRNEKTREVYGIVGIFHDISELKKAEQIRIEFVGNASHELRTPLTSIKGYVDTLKEDINNGQMDQAGKFINIVSRNIDRLMDLVNDLLSLTSMEASNSELRLEMIHPLQISEHVVSEMAVLAAEKNIAIRVVGEVPPFKADARKVEQVLRNLVSNAVKFIPNNKTIQIRWERDIKEYIILRVIDDGPGIPNEHLDRLFERFYRIDKGRTRDAGGTGLGLAIVKHIMQSHGGTVAVKSQLDVGTEFICAFPIR
- a CDS encoding DUF3011 domain-containing protein — translated: MKTLLLSLVTVCAFAHVAHANEFELYENEDAAFSEQMDASAYTDGMELNEDITAFGRGGRGGRHDGPGRGNPGRGRDDGHWGPHPAPRPGPGPRPGPRPGPGPRPHPRPPGHGGPGHGGPGYPPPHRPTIEYVTCESHGNRYNTCYINPYGIRNFYLARQRSDSACVAGRSFGFARNYVWVDRGCRGVFAIERY